In Desulfosporosinus sp. Sb-LF, the following are encoded in one genomic region:
- the upp gene encoding uracil phosphoribosyltransferase codes for MAKLQVLDHPLIQHKLSLIRDEETGSKEFRELVEEVAMLMAYEVTRDFPLQEIEVKTPVALAKSKVLSGRKVGLVPILRAGLGMVDGMLRLIPAAKVGHVGLYRDPETLMPVEYYCKLPSDIVERDLIVIDPMLATGGSASAAITFLKERGAKNIKLMCLIAAPEGIKAVQNAHTDVDIFVAAVDERLNEHGYIVPGLGDAGDRLFGTK; via the coding sequence ATGGCAAAACTTCAAGTTCTTGATCATCCTCTAATTCAACATAAGTTGTCCTTAATTCGTGATGAGGAGACAGGCTCAAAGGAATTCAGAGAACTAGTAGAGGAAGTCGCGATGTTAATGGCCTATGAGGTAACCCGTGATTTCCCCCTTCAAGAAATAGAAGTAAAAACACCCGTTGCATTAGCAAAATCAAAAGTACTTTCTGGTCGTAAAGTCGGCTTAGTACCGATCTTGCGCGCAGGATTAGGTATGGTCGATGGAATGTTGCGCTTAATTCCTGCGGCAAAAGTTGGACATGTCGGCCTATATAGGGATCCAGAGACCCTTATGCCAGTGGAATACTATTGTAAGCTACCTTCAGACATTGTGGAGCGGGATCTTATAGTGATCGATCCCATGTTGGCAACTGGTGGGTCAGCGTCGGCGGCAATTACGTTTCTAAAAGAGCGTGGCGCTAAAAACATAAAATTAATGTGCCTAATCGCCGCACCAGAGGGAATTAAAGCTGTACAAAATGCACATACTGATGTGGATATTTTTGTTGCGGCAGTTGATGAGCGTTTAAACGAACATGGATATATTGTACCGGGACTCGGAGATGCAGGGGACCGGTTGTTTGGGACAAAATGA
- the glyA gene encoding serine hydroxymethyltransferase yields MDYIRQWVESQDPEVAKAIELEENRQSNKIELIASENFVSRAVMAAQGSVLTNKYAEGYPGKRYYGGCEYVDVVENLARERVKQIFGAEHANVQPHSGSQANMAVYFAMLKPGDTVLGMNLSHGGHLTHGSPVNISGVYFKFVPYGVDQKTECIDYDEVRRLAHEHHPKMLVAGASAYPRVIDFIKMREIADEVGALLMVDMAHFAGLVAAGLHPSPVPYAHFVTSTTHKTLRGPRGGLILCKAEYAQAIDKAIFPGIQGGPLMHVIAAKAVAFGEALQPNFKAYQTRIVENAQALAQALLDRGFRIVSGGTDNHLILVDVRTKGVTGKAAETILDEVGITVNKNTIPFETESPFVTSGIRLGTPAVTTRGMDVKAMKQIAEAIDLALTAQHETDKLSKAREIVNTLCAEYPLYANLD; encoded by the coding sequence ATGGATTATATTCGTCAGTGGGTAGAATCTCAAGATCCTGAGGTCGCAAAAGCTATAGAACTAGAAGAGAACCGACAAAGCAACAAAATTGAGTTGATTGCTTCGGAGAACTTTGTCAGTCGGGCAGTTATGGCAGCTCAAGGGTCTGTATTGACCAATAAGTATGCTGAAGGGTATCCTGGTAAACGTTACTATGGCGGCTGCGAGTATGTCGATGTGGTAGAAAACTTGGCTCGTGAACGAGTTAAGCAAATCTTTGGGGCAGAACATGCTAATGTCCAGCCACATTCTGGCTCGCAGGCTAATATGGCAGTCTATTTTGCAATGCTTAAACCTGGAGATACGGTACTTGGGATGAATTTATCCCACGGCGGACACCTGACCCATGGGAGCCCGGTCAATATTTCAGGGGTGTATTTTAAGTTCGTTCCTTACGGGGTTGATCAGAAAACTGAGTGTATTGATTATGATGAAGTTCGAAGATTGGCTCACGAGCATCATCCTAAGATGTTGGTTGCTGGGGCAAGTGCCTATCCACGGGTTATCGACTTTATTAAAATGCGTGAGATTGCGGATGAAGTAGGTGCCTTATTAATGGTAGATATGGCGCACTTTGCTGGCCTGGTAGCTGCGGGATTGCATCCATCACCAGTCCCATATGCACACTTCGTAACTTCAACCACTCATAAGACACTTAGAGGCCCGCGCGGTGGGTTGATTCTCTGTAAAGCCGAGTATGCGCAAGCGATTGATAAGGCCATTTTCCCTGGAATCCAGGGAGGACCTCTGATGCATGTTATTGCAGCCAAAGCAGTTGCTTTTGGTGAAGCCCTACAACCAAACTTTAAAGCATATCAAACTCGTATTGTAGAGAATGCACAAGCCCTCGCTCAAGCACTTCTGGATCGAGGATTTCGCATAGTTTCCGGCGGAACGGACAACCACCTTATCCTTGTGGATGTTCGAACCAAAGGGGTTACAGGGAAGGCTGCGGAGACAATTCTGGATGAAGTGGGTATTACGGTAAACAAGAATACGATACCTTTTGAAACTGAGAGTCCTTTCGTAACAAGCGGTATTCGTCTTGGAACCCCTGCAGTCACGACACGTGGCATGGATGTAAAAGCAATGAAGCAAATAGCGGAGGCAATAGACCTCGCCTTGACCGCACAGCATGAAACTGATAAACTGTCGAAAGCGCGGGAGATTGTCAATACGTTATGTGCTGAGTATCCCTTATACGCAAATTTAGATTAG
- a CDS encoding TIGR01440 family protein has translation MANIWDSVLDAFFPKVNLKQGQILVLGCSTSEVIGKRIGQGSSLEIAEMLLPPLLERVHQQGIYLAVQGCEHINRALVVEEACVERYNLEVVTVLPALHAGGAMTVKAWENFSSPIMVEKIQGHAGIDIGDTFIGMHLQPVAIPIRIHVKELGEAHLTLAYTRPRLIGGPRAIYN, from the coding sequence ATGGCCAACATTTGGGATAGCGTACTAGATGCCTTCTTCCCTAAAGTAAATTTGAAACAAGGACAAATCCTCGTCTTAGGGTGTAGCACTAGTGAAGTTATCGGCAAACGAATTGGACAAGGAAGTAGCTTGGAAATTGCCGAGATGTTGCTCCCCCCTTTGCTAGAAAGGGTACACCAGCAGGGAATTTACTTGGCAGTTCAGGGATGCGAACATATCAACCGGGCCCTAGTCGTGGAAGAAGCCTGTGTAGAACGCTATAATTTAGAGGTAGTTACAGTGTTGCCGGCATTACATGCCGGAGGTGCTATGACAGTGAAAGCGTGGGAGAATTTCTCTTCCCCAATCATGGTTGAAAAAATTCAAGGGCATGCTGGCATAGACATCGGAGATACCTTTATTGGCATGCACCTCCAACCGGTAGCCATTCCCATCCGCATCCATGTTAAAGAACTAGGGGAAGCGCATCTTACCCTAGCCTACACCCGTCCCCGCCTCATCGGCGGACCTCGGGCCATATACAATTGA
- the rpiB gene encoding ribose 5-phosphate isomerase B produces the protein MRIVLGADHGGYELKEAIRKHLEAQGFEVKDMGTYSTDSVDYPKYGFAVGDAILKGEADLGIAICGTGQGISMAANKMPGIRAALCTETFSARMAREHNNANVLTLGGRVTGTGLALDIVDIFLKTEFSGGRHALRVNLISNIERGEEI, from the coding sequence GTGAGAATTGTTCTTGGAGCTGATCATGGCGGGTACGAACTAAAGGAAGCCATTCGTAAGCATTTGGAAGCACAGGGATTCGAAGTTAAGGATATGGGAACTTATTCGACGGACTCTGTGGATTATCCAAAGTATGGTTTTGCAGTGGGTGATGCGATCCTCAAGGGTGAGGCAGATTTAGGAATTGCAATCTGTGGAACGGGGCAAGGGATCTCTATGGCTGCAAATAAAATGCCAGGGATCCGTGCAGCGCTCTGTACCGAAACCTTTTCCGCACGGATGGCCAGAGAACATAATAATGCCAATGTTTTAACACTGGGCGGTCGTGTGACCGGCACCGGGCTTGCGCTTGACATTGTGGATATCTTTTTGAAAACGGAATTTTCAGGGGGCAGGCATGCTCTTCGAGTGAACCTGATTTCCAACATCGAACGTGGCGAGGAAATCTAG
- a CDS encoding low molecular weight protein arginine phosphatase, producing MGLKLLFICTGNTCRSPMAEGLARAMFGNTIQVSSAGMEAWEGKNASPHALDILKEQNVDISNHRARRINDELMADADWIIPMTQAQEEALKRFFPRHVHKIRCLGDWGNQKQDVRDPWGGSIEIYRQTAQEINELIKVLKSQFPNV from the coding sequence ATGGGTTTGAAACTTTTATTCATTTGCACCGGAAACACATGCCGAAGCCCAATGGCAGAGGGACTAGCTCGGGCAATGTTTGGAAATACGATTCAGGTGAGTTCGGCAGGGATGGAAGCGTGGGAAGGGAAAAATGCCAGTCCCCATGCACTTGATATTCTAAAAGAACAAAATGTCGATATATCCAATCACCGTGCTCGAAGGATTAATGATGAACTAATGGCCGACGCAGATTGGATTATCCCAATGACCCAAGCACAAGAAGAAGCCTTGAAGCGTTTCTTTCCCCGACATGTACATAAAATCCGGTGTTTAGGGGATTGGGGAAATCAAAAACAAGATGTTCGCGATCCGTGGGGAGGTTCTATTGAGATTTACCGTCAGACAGCACAGGAAATTAATGAGTTGATCAAAGTTTTAAAAAGTCAGTTTCCTAATGTTTGA
- a CDS encoding manganese efflux pump MntP family protein — protein sequence MNLAWVVAVAIALGADAFSLSLAIGLSGIKKRMMLRLSLVVAAFHVVMPLGGMMLGQTLGSFLGRYASGLGALVLIGLGGRMLYKVYRPTVEQFSFGEAREMLFHKNFSASLSLNGFGIFVLAASVSLDALSVGFSLGTIRADIFLTVIIIGMIAGLMTGLGLILGRIMGTRLGDKAEILGGLALFLIGVKLLF from the coding sequence TTGAATTTAGCATGGGTGGTGGCTGTGGCAATTGCCTTAGGAGCAGATGCCTTTTCCTTGTCCTTAGCGATCGGTTTGTCAGGAATTAAGAAACGCATGATGTTGCGTTTGTCGTTAGTCGTGGCTGCTTTCCATGTGGTCATGCCGCTTGGTGGGATGATGCTAGGACAGACACTAGGCTCCTTCCTTGGTCGTTACGCAAGTGGGCTAGGGGCCCTGGTGCTTATTGGGTTAGGAGGGCGGATGCTTTATAAGGTTTATAGACCAACCGTTGAACAGTTTTCTTTCGGGGAAGCTAGGGAAATGCTTTTTCATAAAAACTTTTCCGCGTCGCTCTCTTTGAATGGATTTGGAATCTTTGTGTTAGCAGCCAGTGTAAGTTTGGATGCGCTAAGTGTAGGATTTTCATTAGGAACGATTAGAGCAGATATCTTTCTAACCGTCATAATCATAGGCATGATTGCAGGGCTTATGACTGGGCTAGGCTTGATTTTGGGTCGTATCATGGGAACGCGCTTAGGAGATAAAGCTGAAATACTCGGTGGACTAGCATTGTTTCTAATAGGAGTCAAATTGCTCTTTTAA
- a CDS encoding L-threonylcarbamoyladenylate synthase: METKRSFIDGVNPEEELINEGAKWLQAGELVAFPTETVYGLGGNALDASACAKIFEAKGRPQDNPLIVHVCDRAMANNLVEVWTPVAELCVQHFWPGPLTLVLPKTVNVPDIVTAGLDNVAIRMPSHLVALRLIEKAGLPIAAPSANLSGKPSPTIGSHVWRDMRGKIPLILDAGACLVGVESTVLDVSGEVPTILRPGGISKEQLEAVLGEVQVDAPTDNQAPRAPGMKYRHYAPRGEMILLSGPHERVVQRLGHEIRRGHARLKKVGVLCSLESAPLLHNWFPDLLFVLGSKDRPEEVASNLFEGLRLCDERGMDLILAEGIAERGLGTAIMNRLQKAAGHRILHI; the protein is encoded by the coding sequence ATGGAGACAAAACGAAGTTTTATTGATGGAGTTAACCCAGAAGAGGAACTAATTAATGAGGGAGCAAAGTGGTTGCAAGCAGGGGAACTGGTTGCTTTTCCAACGGAGACGGTCTATGGCTTAGGAGGTAATGCACTTGATGCTTCGGCATGTGCCAAAATCTTTGAGGCAAAGGGTCGGCCCCAAGATAATCCCTTAATTGTGCATGTTTGCGACCGTGCTATGGCAAACAATTTGGTGGAGGTCTGGACGCCGGTGGCAGAGCTTTGTGTTCAACATTTTTGGCCGGGTCCGTTAACATTGGTCTTGCCAAAAACAGTTAATGTTCCTGATATTGTAACTGCGGGGCTTGATAACGTGGCGATCCGTATGCCCAGTCATCTGGTTGCCCTTCGCCTTATCGAAAAAGCTGGGCTTCCGATTGCTGCACCAAGCGCGAACCTATCAGGGAAACCCAGTCCGACAATTGGAAGCCATGTTTGGCGTGATATGAGAGGTAAAATTCCACTGATTCTTGACGCGGGAGCATGTTTGGTTGGGGTGGAATCAACCGTGCTCGATGTGAGTGGGGAAGTTCCTACCATCCTTCGTCCTGGCGGAATTTCTAAGGAACAGTTGGAAGCAGTATTGGGCGAAGTTCAGGTGGATGCTCCAACGGATAATCAAGCTCCCAGAGCACCAGGCATGAAATACAGGCACTATGCTCCTCGGGGAGAAATGATTCTGCTGAGCGGTCCCCATGAGCGCGTCGTACAACGATTGGGACACGAAATTCGGAGAGGGCATGCAAGGTTAAAGAAGGTCGGAGTTCTTTGCTCACTAGAGAGCGCGCCGTTGTTGCACAATTGGTTTCCTGATCTTTTGTTTGTTTTAGGTTCAAAGGATCGACCAGAAGAAGTCGCCAGTAACTTGTTTGAGGGGTTACGACTATGTGATGAAAGAGGAATGGACTTGATTTTAGCAGAAGGAATCGCAGAACGGGGCTTGGGGACGGCAATCATGAATCGTTTGCAAAAAGCCGCCGGCCATCGAATTCTGCACATCTAG
- the prmC gene encoding peptide chain release factor N(5)-glutamine methyltransferase, protein MKGIDGMLWGEAQLLDKGIENARFDADLLLAGVLNVSRDRLYLDRDQVLSEEEEEDYRRVITRRGEHEPLQYILKRQEFMGLSFYVDERVLIPRADSETLVETWLDIVKQEERQGQDNLIKVADLCTGSGALAISMRYYYPKAEMVGIDLSQDALDVARQNAQRLGVSVEWRQGNFVGPIRGELWDFIVTNPPYVSAEDYSQCAPEIFREPSMAFLGGQDGLDFYHLLGEEIRSLLNPQGKLLMEIGWNQAEAVCEIFRKKGYKTQVFPDLAGRDRVILAR, encoded by the coding sequence TTGAAGGGAATTGACGGAATGCTTTGGGGTGAGGCGCAGCTCTTGGATAAAGGGATTGAAAACGCCCGTTTCGACGCAGATTTATTATTAGCCGGAGTTCTGAATGTGTCGCGAGATCGGCTCTACCTTGATAGGGACCAAGTCTTGTCCGAAGAAGAAGAAGAAGACTATCGAAGGGTCATTACTCGTCGCGGTGAGCACGAACCTCTCCAATACATCTTAAAAAGGCAGGAGTTTATGGGCCTATCTTTCTACGTTGATGAGAGGGTGCTCATCCCGCGTGCGGATAGCGAGACTCTGGTCGAGACCTGGCTGGATATTGTCAAGCAGGAAGAAAGACAAGGGCAGGACAACTTAATCAAGGTTGCGGATCTTTGTACAGGAAGTGGCGCTCTTGCAATATCAATGCGGTATTATTATCCCAAGGCAGAGATGGTAGGAATCGACCTTTCACAAGACGCTCTTGATGTAGCTCGACAGAATGCGCAACGTTTGGGTGTTTCAGTGGAGTGGCGTCAGGGAAACTTTGTGGGTCCTATTCGGGGTGAACTTTGGGACTTTATTGTCACCAATCCGCCTTATGTTTCCGCGGAGGACTATAGTCAGTGTGCTCCTGAGATCTTTCGTGAGCCCTCTATGGCATTTTTAGGGGGACAAGATGGTTTGGATTTCTATCACCTTTTAGGGGAAGAAATTAGATCGTTATTAAATCCTCAGGGGAAACTACTAATGGAAATCGGTTGGAATCAGGCTGAGGCGGTGTGTGAAATTTTCCGGAAGAAGGGTTACAAGACTCAAGTTTTTCCGGACTTAGCAGGGCGTGACCGAGTGATCTTAGCGAGGTGA
- the prfA gene encoding peptide chain release factor 1, whose amino-acid sequence MLEKLYEIERKYDEFTELLSDPEIIANQSEWQKYAKAQAGMTNLVTTFREYQEVLHELEATESLLSEKLDPDMQEMAEQERDELRSQSQDLEEKIRILLLPKDPLDEKNVIMEIRAGAGGDEAALFAGDLYRMYTRYAEGQGWKTEVLSASYSDIGGYKEIITLIEGNGAYSKLKFESGVHRVQRIPTTESGGRIHTSTATVAVLPEAEEVEVSINPNDLRIDVYCSSGPGGQCVNTTQSAVRVTHLPTGIIASCQDEKSQLKNKEKALRVLRARILEKAQEEASGEQASERRSQVGTGDRSERIRTFNFPQGRVTDHRINLTLHRLETILTGDLEEIIQALITSDQAERLKAEIK is encoded by the coding sequence ATGTTAGAGAAATTATACGAGATTGAACGAAAATATGACGAATTTACGGAGCTTCTTAGCGACCCAGAGATAATCGCTAATCAGAGTGAGTGGCAAAAATATGCCAAAGCTCAGGCTGGTATGACAAACCTTGTTACAACATTTAGGGAATATCAGGAAGTACTCCATGAACTTGAGGCGACAGAGAGCTTACTCTCGGAAAAGCTCGACCCGGATATGCAGGAGATGGCAGAGCAAGAGCGAGATGAGTTGCGAAGCCAATCACAGGATCTAGAAGAAAAGATCCGTATTTTGCTTTTGCCTAAAGATCCATTGGATGAGAAGAACGTTATTATGGAAATTCGGGCAGGGGCAGGCGGAGACGAGGCGGCCTTGTTTGCAGGGGATCTTTATAGGATGTATACTCGCTATGCTGAAGGGCAAGGGTGGAAAACAGAAGTTCTTAGTGCCAGCTATTCAGACATTGGTGGCTACAAGGAAATTATTACACTCATAGAAGGAAACGGGGCCTATAGCAAGCTAAAATTTGAAAGTGGCGTGCACAGGGTTCAGCGCATTCCGACTACAGAATCTGGGGGAAGAATTCATACATCTACGGCAACGGTTGCCGTTCTTCCAGAGGCGGAGGAAGTGGAAGTCTCTATTAATCCTAATGACTTGCGAATTGATGTTTATTGTTCTAGCGGACCAGGCGGGCAGTGCGTAAATACCACACAATCGGCAGTACGCGTGACCCATCTACCCACAGGAATCATTGCATCGTGTCAGGATGAAAAATCTCAGCTTAAGAACAAAGAAAAGGCCTTGCGTGTCCTGCGCGCCCGCATATTGGAAAAGGCTCAAGAAGAAGCAAGTGGAGAACAGGCATCTGAGCGCCGTAGCCAAGTGGGTACGGGGGATAGGAGCGAGCGAATTAGAACGTTTAACTTCCCTCAAGGAAGGGTTACTGACCATCGCATCAACTTAACGTTGCATCGCTTAGAGACGATTCTCACGGGAGATTTAGAAGAGATCATTCAAGCCCTGATTACCTCTGACCAAGCAGAACGATTAAAGGCTGAAATCAAATAG